From a region of the Bradyrhizobium diazoefficiens genome:
- a CDS encoding alkaline phosphatase family protein has protein sequence MKFVVVVFDGLRPDQLAETVTPNLCAFAKLGLVLSDHTASFPSETRVSSAAIATGSHAGRHGIVANRFFANGTAIDGASLPALLSLGSRDGGVMTSVAIGEVLAKHGKTMLAIGSQSQGSWGLSNWGNWQAGGPAYWVHDAERFGSNPVIRRIASRFPELPAGEQPALQTIARVVDGFLSYVTSEVVPELTLLWLSEPDISYHMFGLVHPSARQVLAKVDQEFGRILDWWEGARTSDRIQLIAASDHGHAIIGKNVCVADYLGKAGFKVADTLETGADAIVKPQRAVNLWVRDQDLGLLGEIHDCLSAAPWYGVGFSRTMAGEMPRIAGTLPHSAVMFEHARSPDLSFVLGDCAATDPGCNPETVFYDGPYPLGVGMHGGLTSYELSALGIFAGDWFRRGTLTTPTGIVDLTPTILTGLGLPIPVTVQGRLIEEALLSCDGRPSYQVEDVSVSVSNSLRSAKIRRDSYGGRLYLKGTDYQWFRNFGSGAPSTVHTH, from the coding sequence ATGAAATTCGTAGTCGTGGTTTTCGACGGGTTGCGTCCTGACCAACTTGCCGAGACAGTAACGCCCAACCTTTGCGCATTTGCGAAACTGGGTCTCGTTCTCAGTGATCACACGGCCTCGTTTCCAAGCGAAACGCGCGTCTCATCGGCGGCGATCGCGACAGGCAGTCATGCCGGCCGTCATGGAATCGTGGCAAACAGATTTTTCGCCAATGGAACCGCGATCGACGGTGCGTCTCTTCCGGCGCTCCTGTCGCTTGGAAGCAGGGACGGTGGTGTCATGACCTCCGTCGCGATTGGAGAGGTTTTGGCCAAGCATGGAAAGACGATGCTCGCCATTGGATCTCAGTCGCAAGGCTCATGGGGCCTGTCGAACTGGGGCAATTGGCAAGCCGGCGGGCCTGCCTATTGGGTTCACGATGCTGAGCGATTTGGAAGCAACCCGGTCATCCGCCGGATTGCATCCCGCTTCCCGGAGCTTCCGGCTGGAGAACAGCCAGCATTGCAGACGATCGCACGTGTTGTCGACGGCTTTCTGTCTTACGTGACCAGCGAGGTCGTTCCCGAACTCACACTCCTTTGGCTTTCCGAGCCGGACATCAGCTATCACATGTTCGGACTGGTGCATCCCAGCGCAAGACAGGTTCTCGCCAAGGTCGATCAGGAATTTGGACGTATCCTCGATTGGTGGGAGGGCGCCAGGACAAGCGATCGGATTCAACTCATCGCAGCTTCAGACCATGGCCATGCGATCATCGGAAAGAATGTCTGCGTTGCCGATTATCTTGGCAAGGCAGGGTTCAAGGTCGCCGACACGTTGGAGACAGGCGCCGACGCCATTGTCAAGCCGCAACGCGCGGTCAATCTATGGGTCCGGGATCAGGATCTGGGACTGCTCGGCGAGATCCATGATTGCCTTTCCGCAGCGCCCTGGTACGGGGTCGGGTTTTCGCGAACGATGGCGGGCGAAATGCCCCGCATCGCAGGCACCCTTCCCCATTCAGCGGTCATGTTCGAACATGCGAGAAGCCCGGACTTGTCATTTGTCCTTGGCGACTGCGCCGCGACAGACCCCGGCTGCAATCCTGAGACCGTGTTTTATGACGGCCCCTATCCGCTCGGTGTGGGAATGCACGGCGGCCTGACCTCCTATGAACTCTCAGCCCTCGGCATCTTTGCTGGGGATTGGTTCCGCCGGGGAACGTTGACCACTCCTACGGGCATTGTCGATCTCACACCAACCATACTAACTGGTCTTGGCCTGCCCATTCCAGTCACGGTTCAGGGGCGGCTGATCGAGGAGGCCCTTCTCAGCTGCGATGGGAGACCGTCTTACCAGGTCGAAGATGTCAGCGTGTCAGTCAGCAATTCGCTTCGGTCGGCTAAAATTCGCAGAGACAGCTATGGTGGGCGCCTCTACCTGAAAGGAACTGACTATCAATGGTTTAGAAATTTCGGCAGCGGCGCCCCATCCACCGTTCATACGCATTGA
- a CDS encoding response regulator transcription factor, with amino-acid sequence MDDGRSFDLATHLNLHSRVWQRPPALRPRFIVLRILIVEDDTSLVRGLRKALAASGVAVDHEMSGSGAIEIAPSEAYSLIVLDLGLPDMPGWEVLRKLRGNGCEVPILILTAVGEVKDKIKCFNLGADDYLTKPFDLDEFEARVKALMRRGKGRPDPTLRCGSLLLDTSSSTAKIGDQPLLLRRREVAVLEILMSHAGRLVRKDRLISEVFGFDEPVAPNAIELYVARLRQKLGPEGPTIKTVRGLGYLMEDR; translated from the coding sequence ATGGATGACGGGCGATCTTTTGACCTAGCGACGCATCTGAACTTACATTCCCGCGTTTGGCAACGTCCGCCAGCCCTAAGACCGAGGTTCATCGTCTTGCGTATCCTGATCGTTGAGGACGACACGTCATTGGTCCGGGGTCTCAGGAAGGCATTGGCGGCGTCAGGCGTCGCCGTCGATCACGAGATGAGCGGATCGGGCGCGATCGAGATCGCCCCGTCCGAAGCCTACTCCCTGATCGTGCTCGACCTGGGTCTGCCGGATATGCCGGGCTGGGAGGTGTTGCGCAAACTGCGCGGCAACGGGTGCGAGGTGCCGATTCTCATCCTTACGGCAGTCGGAGAGGTCAAGGACAAGATCAAATGCTTTAACCTCGGGGCTGATGATTATCTCACCAAGCCGTTCGATCTTGACGAGTTCGAGGCACGGGTGAAGGCTTTGATGCGGCGTGGCAAAGGCCGTCCCGACCCCACCCTGAGATGCGGCTCGTTGTTGCTGGACACCTCCTCCTCGACTGCCAAGATTGGCGACCAGCCATTGTTGCTGCGCCGCCGCGAAGTCGCCGTCCTCGAAATCCTGATGTCACATGCCGGCCGACTGGTACGAAAGGACCGTCTGATTTCAGAAGTCTTCGGCTTCGACGAGCCGGTCGCGCCGAATGCCATTGAACTCTATGTCGCGCGGCTGCGGCAGAAGCTTGGACCGGAAGGACCGACGATCAAGACGGTACGAGGTCTTGGCTATCTGATGGAGGATAGGTGA
- the phnF gene encoding phosphonate metabolism transcriptional regulator PhnF has product MFQGKRWEFVRTKIESNIASNKFAPGEKLPNDVELARLYGVNRHTVRYAIRALEQKGILRVEQGRGTFVVENTTPYLLSAGTRLTDNLVAHGRLARRSILSSETIAANERLAKHLHLKVGDDVLLMTTLSFQDEIPIVIAHSYFPAERVPGLLDEFSGVNSISKALKRVGVAAYSQQWVRINARMPTEAEARLLGMSMAQPVFIKENLDCANGTPIKFGENVLCASRINFFIDFKKMQKGTARS; this is encoded by the coding sequence ATGTTTCAGGGAAAACGATGGGAGTTCGTCAGAACGAAAATCGAGTCGAACATCGCCTCGAACAAGTTTGCTCCTGGCGAAAAGCTGCCGAACGATGTCGAGCTGGCGCGACTCTACGGTGTTAATAGACACACTGTTCGATATGCCATTCGAGCGCTTGAGCAAAAGGGCATCCTTCGCGTGGAGCAAGGACGAGGGACTTTTGTCGTGGAGAACACGACCCCTTACCTTCTCTCGGCCGGCACCCGCCTCACCGACAACCTTGTCGCGCACGGTCGCCTGGCCCGCCGTTCCATTCTTTCATCGGAGACAATCGCTGCGAATGAGCGTCTGGCAAAACATCTCCATCTTAAGGTTGGCGATGACGTTCTCCTGATGACAACTTTGAGCTTTCAGGACGAAATCCCGATCGTGATTGCGCACAGCTATTTCCCGGCGGAACGTGTACCGGGACTGTTGGACGAATTCTCCGGAGTGAATTCGATCTCTAAGGCCTTAAAGCGCGTCGGCGTCGCGGCCTATTCCCAGCAATGGGTCCGGATCAACGCGCGGATGCCGACAGAAGCCGAGGCGCGCCTTCTTGGGATGTCCATGGCTCAACCCGTATTCATTAAAGAGAACTTGGACTGCGCGAACGGCACACCAATCAAATTTGGGGAAAACGTACTCTGCGCGTCCAGGATAAACTTTTTCATCGATTTCAAGAAAATGCAGAAGGGAACGGCGCGTTCATAG
- a CDS encoding ABC transporter substrate-binding protein, producing the protein MFCAAAFAANTGVDGSARSGRSQVRLVVYGTTDSSEVSDLMTEFMNRNPEVPVQYSKVLSNELFDDVVKPSGARGSADVVWSSSMDLQIKLANDGYAAEYRSPEADGIPGWARWKDRAYGITAEPVVIVYNKRLLREGLVPKDHAEFLRLLTDHLAVFRGKIATYDPELSGTGLLFITQDVRVTAQTWKLVAAMGRAEVKLFASSDPMIDRVGSGELLLAYNVLGSYALERAKRNQDIGIIFPSDYMLLLSRIALIPQSARQPELARRFVDFLLSHTGQTLLARHSLGAVRDDMKLAIPGYADAANALRPIALSIDLMTYLDRAKRQRFLKDWKASLHAR; encoded by the coding sequence CTGTTCTGCGCCGCGGCCTTTGCCGCCAACACCGGTGTTGACGGGAGCGCAAGATCCGGCCGTTCCCAGGTTCGTCTCGTGGTGTACGGCACGACGGACAGTTCGGAAGTCTCAGACCTGATGACCGAATTCATGAATCGGAACCCGGAGGTTCCGGTGCAGTATTCAAAGGTTTTATCCAACGAGCTGTTTGACGATGTGGTGAAGCCATCCGGAGCAAGGGGCTCAGCCGATGTAGTCTGGAGCTCCTCGATGGATCTCCAGATCAAGCTCGCCAATGACGGATATGCGGCTGAATACCGCTCGCCCGAAGCCGACGGGATTCCCGGCTGGGCCCGATGGAAGGACCGCGCCTACGGGATTACGGCCGAGCCGGTGGTCATCGTCTACAACAAGCGCCTGTTGCGCGAAGGACTGGTGCCGAAAGACCATGCCGAGTTCTTGCGCCTCCTGACAGATCACCTGGCCGTATTCCGCGGCAAAATTGCGACCTACGATCCCGAATTGAGCGGCACCGGCCTTCTCTTTATCACCCAGGATGTGCGCGTCACGGCGCAAACCTGGAAGCTGGTCGCAGCGATGGGGCGCGCGGAGGTTAAGCTCTTCGCCTCGTCGGATCCGATGATCGATCGGGTTGGCAGCGGTGAACTTCTGCTGGCCTACAACGTGCTGGGCTCCTACGCGTTGGAGCGCGCCAAGCGCAACCAGGATATTGGCATCATCTTTCCGAGCGACTACATGCTGCTCTTGTCGCGAATCGCACTGATCCCGCAGTCGGCCAGGCAGCCGGAACTGGCCAGGCGCTTCGTCGACTTTCTGCTGTCGCACACCGGCCAGACCTTGTTGGCCCGACATTCCCTCGGCGCGGTTCGTGACGACATGAAGCTGGCCATTCCTGGCTACGCCGATGCGGCCAACGCGCTGCGGCCGATCGCGCTGAGCATCGACCTGATGACCTATCTCGATCGGGCCAAACGCCAGCGCTTCCTGAAGGACTGGAAAGCATCGCTTCACGCGCGCTGA
- a CDS encoding CapA family protein, producing MSDISLLATGDSMLTRAISATPDTAFRDLVALLRNADVTITNVEMSFPGPGRQPSTTFHGTPLGADPNLLSEFEFLGVNLFGIANNHATDYGTHGLIATLEALERRNMRYAGAGRTLREARQPCYFDAAGGRVALIAAASSNARLSVAADAGIGDIGRPGIAPLRLQKTHYVKTEQFETLRNILAETGVNVEPAGTRAPGTHFAYPDRNVYGPPPPGGIAVESAHFVADDSPRIQTDVLERDVQALVSAIAEAKRMADIVVVALHGHEGLQGSWNTDVPAGFMQPLAYRLIDAGAHAIIGHGPHILRGIELYRNRPIFYSLGNFIHNLATASFPIELYEQQGMPLSSTPADLYDVMPSYNIKPHYWESVVAQFSFAAGELATLELHPITMGYGLPRSRRGTPMLADPEDGARILSRLDSLSRPFGTMIEIDRRNGRCFGRMAATG from the coding sequence ATGTCCGATATAAGTCTCCTTGCAACCGGGGACTCAATGTTGACCCGAGCGATTTCCGCAACCCCGGACACTGCATTCCGAGACCTCGTCGCGCTCCTGAGAAACGCAGACGTGACTATCACCAATGTCGAGATGTCGTTTCCAGGACCCGGCCGTCAACCGTCGACGACGTTTCACGGCACCCCGCTGGGGGCAGATCCCAATCTGCTCTCAGAGTTCGAGTTCCTGGGCGTAAACCTCTTTGGCATCGCAAACAATCATGCCACGGACTACGGTACCCATGGTCTTATTGCCACCTTGGAGGCATTAGAGCGAAGAAACATGCGATACGCGGGCGCGGGGCGAACCCTGCGAGAGGCTCGGCAACCTTGCTACTTCGACGCAGCTGGCGGGCGAGTAGCGTTAATCGCAGCAGCATCGAGCAACGCCAGGTTGTCGGTCGCCGCCGATGCCGGGATCGGCGATATCGGTCGACCCGGTATTGCGCCATTGCGCTTGCAGAAGACCCATTACGTCAAGACAGAACAGTTTGAAACTTTGCGCAACATCCTGGCCGAGACCGGTGTGAACGTCGAACCGGCCGGGACAAGGGCTCCCGGAACCCATTTCGCGTATCCTGATCGCAATGTCTATGGCCCCCCGCCGCCGGGCGGCATAGCGGTGGAGAGCGCGCACTTCGTAGCCGATGATAGTCCGCGGATACAAACGGACGTTTTGGAACGCGACGTACAAGCGCTTGTCAGCGCAATCGCCGAGGCTAAACGGATGGCCGACATTGTCGTCGTGGCTCTTCATGGTCACGAGGGGTTGCAGGGGAGCTGGAACACGGACGTTCCTGCCGGATTCATGCAGCCGCTTGCGTATCGGCTCATCGATGCGGGGGCCCATGCCATTATCGGGCATGGACCTCACATTTTGCGCGGGATCGAACTCTATCGGAATCGCCCGATTTTCTATTCGTTGGGCAACTTCATCCACAACCTGGCGACCGCCTCGTTTCCGATCGAACTTTACGAGCAGCAGGGCATGCCGCTGTCATCGACGCCTGCCGATCTTTATGACGTTATGCCAAGCTACAATATCAAGCCGCACTATTGGGAATCTGTCGTGGCACAGTTCAGCTTCGCTGCCGGCGAACTTGCCACGTTGGAGCTCCATCCGATTACAATGGGATATGGGCTTCCCAGAAGCCGCCGGGGAACGCCGATGCTGGCGGATCCAGAGGACGGCGCTCGCATTCTCTCGCGGCTGGACAGCCTGTCGCGTCCCTTTGGGACAATGATAGAGATCGATCGCCGCAACGGGCGGTGCTTCGGCCGGATGGCTGCGACGGGATAG
- a CDS encoding 2-hydroxycarboxylate transporter family protein has translation MSSQDASGIVAHHEITAQPVATNTVDIVRRFWPEGWWRLTDTRVGIIPLPIYLVLIVLVAALVYTGEIKSDGPTMIVVLILGGFTCAELGKRLPVLRSMGAGAIFATFIPSALAFYHLIPLQVEKSIIDFTRSTNFLYLFIASIIVGSIFAMDREVLIRGFLKIFVPLALGSVVAAIVGTAVGTALGLGASHTFFYVVVPIMAGGVGEGAIPLSIGYAASTGVPQGEVFAQVLPPVMLGSLTAILLSGALNFIGKKYPQLTGEGRLQPHSDRDLDIQDAHGEGGKEQGVGPVGVTAIAAAGLTGIALYLLGVLCHHLFGVPAPVAMLFLAVLAKLSRAVSPELQQGGLVVYEFARTSMTYPLLFAIGVALTPWAKLVAAFHFANIVTIVSTVVTIMATGFAVGRFMNMYPIETAIVNACHSGQGGTGDVAILTAANRMQLMPFAQIATRIGGAVTVTVVLIIMGYLK, from the coding sequence ATGTCGTCGCAGGACGCAAGCGGGATTGTCGCGCATCACGAGATCACCGCGCAGCCGGTAGCTACAAACACGGTGGATATCGTCCGCCGCTTCTGGCCTGAAGGATGGTGGCGCCTGACGGATACCCGGGTGGGAATCATTCCGCTCCCGATTTATCTCGTGCTCATTGTTCTCGTAGCCGCCCTTGTCTATACCGGCGAGATCAAGTCGGACGGGCCGACCATGATCGTGGTGCTGATACTCGGCGGGTTCACCTGCGCCGAGCTCGGCAAACGGCTGCCGGTGCTACGCAGCATGGGTGCCGGCGCAATCTTCGCCACCTTCATTCCGTCCGCCCTGGCTTTCTATCACCTGATTCCGCTGCAGGTCGAAAAATCGATCATCGACTTCACCAGGTCGACCAACTTTCTCTACCTTTTCATCGCCTCCATCATCGTCGGCAGCATCTTTGCGATGGACCGCGAGGTCCTGATCCGAGGCTTCCTGAAAATATTCGTGCCGCTCGCGCTCGGCTCTGTCGTGGCCGCGATAGTCGGTACTGCCGTCGGCACCGCGCTCGGGCTTGGTGCGTCCCACACGTTTTTCTACGTGGTCGTGCCGATCATGGCCGGCGGCGTGGGCGAGGGCGCAATCCCGCTGTCGATCGGATATGCCGCATCGACCGGCGTGCCGCAGGGTGAGGTGTTTGCGCAAGTGCTGCCGCCGGTGATGCTGGGAAGCCTGACGGCCATCCTTCTCTCCGGCGCGCTCAACTTCATTGGCAAGAAATACCCGCAGCTCACAGGCGAGGGTCGCCTGCAGCCGCACAGCGATCGCGACCTCGACATCCAGGACGCGCACGGGGAGGGCGGTAAGGAGCAGGGCGTCGGCCCTGTCGGCGTGACCGCGATTGCGGCCGCAGGCTTGACCGGGATCGCGCTCTATCTGCTCGGCGTGCTCTGCCACCATTTGTTTGGGGTGCCGGCGCCGGTGGCAATGCTGTTCCTGGCGGTGCTCGCCAAGCTGAGCCGGGCCGTGTCGCCCGAGCTTCAGCAGGGTGGATTGGTCGTCTACGAATTCGCGCGGACCAGCATGACCTATCCACTGCTGTTCGCGATCGGTGTCGCGCTGACGCCATGGGCCAAGCTGGTCGCGGCGTTTCACTTTGCCAACATCGTCACCATCGTGTCGACCGTTGTCACGATCATGGCGACTGGCTTCGCGGTCGGTCGCTTCATGAACATGTACCCGATCGAGACGGCGATCGTGAATGCTTGCCACAGTGGCCAGGGCGGCACTGGGGACGTCGCGATCCTCACCGCCGCCAATCGTATGCAACTGATGCCGTTCGCACAGATCGCGACCCGGATCGGCGGCGCAGTTACAGTCACGGTCGTCCTGATAATCATGGGTTATCTCAAATGA